A stretch of the Desulfobacter sp. genome encodes the following:
- a CDS encoding thermonuclease family protein, translated as MLAEVFYQGKNINLGMVQMGLAEVYRGTLPKGFNLSPYQRAQKNARKNQKGIWSQKSHYQSPREWRKKNPWK; from the coding sequence ATCCTGGCAGAAGTCTTTTACCAGGGAAAAAACATCAATCTTGGCATGGTCCAAATGGGCCTGGCAGAAGTATACAGAGGAACCCTGCCCAAGGGATTTAATCTTTCCCCCTACCAAAGGGCCCAGAAAAATGCCCGGAAAAACCAAAAAGGGATCTGGTCCCAGAAAAGCCACTATCAAAGCCCCAGGGAATGGCGGAAAAAAAACCCATGGAAATAG
- a CDS encoding thermonuclease family protein, translated as MSLGIKPFIIFALIMISPLGPTHSHADVYTWTDENGTRHFSNITPPQRGESSLMKERLTALFQGEKFKVIKIYDGDTFKARGAGLEFKIRLAGIDTPETGGRNKKGQPFGREATQMLSRLILNKKVRLSQYGTGG; from the coding sequence ATGTCCTTGGGTATAAAACCATTTATCATCTTTGCGCTGATCATGATCAGCCCTTTAGGCCCCACGCATTCACATGCCGATGTTTATACGTGGACAGATGAAAACGGCACCCGGCATTTTTCAAATATCACCCCACCCCAGAGGGGAGAATCCTCCCTCATGAAAGAGAGGCTTACCGCCCTTTTCCAAGGTGAGAAGTTCAAGGTGATTAAAATTTACGACGGCGACACATTCAAGGCCCGGGGGGCAGGGCTTGAGTTCAAAATCCGCCTTGCAGGCATTGACACCCCTGAGACAGGGGGCAGGAACAAAAAGGGTCAGCCCTTTGGCCGGGAGGCCACCCAGATGCTGAGCCGCCTGATCCTGAATAAAAAGGTAAGGCTCAGCCAATACGGTACCGGCGGATAA
- a CDS encoding Jag N-terminal domain-containing protein, producing the protein MKETREFAGKDVNKAVEKACAALGIAKNDLDYEVTSAGASGIFGIVGRKDAKIKVTLPSEDANTSDEEMEGILSIVDEAFGEKPAQEAAPKPAPKKSAKPAPSKPKKKAETDRKEEDDNGRWDTKPASRPGKPVAEKKEEKELPPPVDVTQASIDLGKEALQKMADLITDDAHIEAITDQDRLTLQITGGNAGILIGRKGQTLDAMQFLTDKIINRQSEDRVRVKVDIEGYMETRKTNLKQLAFKMAEKAKKTGRPATINQMSAQDRRIVHLALKEDSQVRTQSMGDGYYRRLVIFPKKRNSYKGKRRLKK; encoded by the coding sequence ATGAAAGAGACCCGGGAATTTGCCGGAAAAGATGTAAATAAAGCGGTAGAAAAAGCATGCGCCGCTCTGGGCATTGCCAAAAACGATCTGGATTATGAGGTCACCTCAGCAGGAGCCTCGGGTATATTCGGCATTGTGGGACGCAAAGACGCTAAGATTAAGGTAACACTGCCAAGCGAAGATGCCAATACATCTGACGAAGAGATGGAAGGGATTCTCTCCATTGTTGATGAAGCCTTTGGAGAAAAGCCAGCCCAGGAGGCAGCCCCGAAACCCGCGCCCAAAAAGTCAGCCAAGCCCGCCCCTTCAAAGCCCAAAAAAAAGGCTGAAACTGACAGGAAAGAGGAAGATGACAACGGCAGATGGGATACAAAGCCTGCGTCTAGGCCCGGTAAACCCGTTGCTGAAAAAAAGGAAGAAAAAGAACTGCCTCCCCCTGTGGATGTTACCCAGGCATCCATTGACCTGGGCAAGGAAGCCCTCCAGAAAATGGCGGATCTGATCACGGATGACGCACATATAGAGGCCATTACAGACCAGGATCGCCTCACCCTTCAGATCACAGGGGGCAATGCCGGCATTCTCATTGGCAGAAAAGGCCAGACACTGGATGCCATGCAGTTTCTCACGGACAAGATCATCAACCGCCAGAGCGAGGACCGGGTCCGGGTCAAAGTGGATATCGAAGGGTATATGGAAACACGGAAGACCAACCTGAAACAGCTGGCCTTTAAAATGGCGGAAAAGGCAAAAAAAACGGGTCGGCCGGCAACCATCAACCAGATGAGTGCCCAGGACCGGCGCATTGTCCATCTGGCCCTGAAAGAAGACTCCCAGGTCAGAACCCAAAGCATGGGAGACGGGTATTATAGACGGCTGGTTATTTTTCCCAAAAAAAGAAATTCCTACAAAGGAAAACGACGGTTAAAAAAATAA
- a CDS encoding 50S ribosomal protein L11 methyltransferase, translating into MIPFNRDKVLNILFESRNRLTASAYIGLIAQHMSISIRQARQVLKSLVNDQEIAFQDLYGSTYVMESFSKPVRVSDRFFIIPPKIKSIAQPHKMDIRIALGIAFGSGHHPTTRLSLLALDTLFFHLDTHQFLQGKQAGDIGTGSGVLAIAACLAGMDTCQAWEIDANAVSEARQNVAANRLEQRISIVDDLMDPKDLALSLLMANLRFPTLKQLAPLIVQAVIPGAFLVLSGIRSWETSPLVAHYETHGFSLVWQKDEKDWAVVIFKTTPQ; encoded by the coding sequence ATGATTCCATTTAACCGGGACAAGGTTCTGAACATTCTCTTTGAATCCAGGAACCGCCTAACGGCCAGTGCCTATATCGGCCTGATCGCCCAACACATGTCCATCTCCATTCGCCAGGCCAGGCAGGTTCTCAAATCCCTGGTAAATGATCAGGAGATTGCCTTTCAGGACCTTTACGGATCCACCTATGTCATGGAAAGCTTTTCAAAACCGGTACGGGTCTCGGACCGGTTTTTTATCATCCCGCCCAAGATAAAAAGCATTGCACAGCCCCATAAAATGGATATCAGAATCGCTTTGGGCATTGCCTTTGGCTCGGGCCACCATCCCACAACCCGGCTGAGCCTTCTTGCCCTTGACACCCTGTTTTTTCATTTGGATACACATCAATTCCTTCAAGGGAAACAGGCTGGAGACATTGGTACGGGATCCGGGGTCTTGGCCATTGCCGCCTGCCTGGCCGGCATGGATACCTGCCAGGCCTGGGAAATTGACGCCAATGCCGTGAGCGAGGCCCGGCAGAATGTGGCTGCCAATCGCCTGGAACAGCGGATCTCCATCGTAGACGACCTCATGGACCCCAAAGACCTGGCGTTGTCACTTTTGATGGCCAACCTAAGGTTTCCCACACTCAAACAGCTTGCACCGCTCATCGTTCAGGCGGTTATTCCCGGTGCCTTTCTGGTGCTTTCCGGGATCCGCTCCTGGGAAACGAGCCCTCTTGTGGCCCACTATGAGACCCATGGGTTTTCATTGGTCTGGCAAAAGGATGAAAAAGACTGGGCTGTGGTGATTTTCAAGACAACACCCCAATAA
- a CDS encoding YkgJ family cysteine cluster protein has protein sequence MALDLEKHFVKYEAVVNMVDQIFNKVKEEFPKEVFCREKCSDCCYAIFDLTLIEAIYLNHKFKETFSGKTKTDLLEIAFKTDRALVKMKREAYKKVKEGTDQLEIVGKMSQERIRCPLLGENNLCVLYDHRPITCRVYGIPTSTAGVSHICGRTNFSQGKAYPTLNMDKIYTQLQLLSAELVKEINSEKIRMHEMLIPVSMAMVTDFNEDYLGVKKDEL, from the coding sequence ATGGCATTAGATTTAGAAAAACATTTTGTAAAGTATGAAGCCGTTGTCAATATGGTGGATCAAATTTTTAACAAGGTTAAAGAGGAATTTCCCAAAGAGGTTTTCTGCAGGGAAAAATGCTCGGACTGCTGTTATGCCATTTTTGACCTCACCCTGATAGAAGCCATTTACCTGAACCATAAATTCAAAGAAACCTTTTCAGGCAAAACCAAAACAGATCTTCTCGAAATTGCATTCAAGACAGATCGGGCCCTGGTCAAAATGAAACGCGAAGCCTATAAAAAGGTCAAAGAAGGGACCGACCAGCTGGAAATTGTGGGAAAAATGTCCCAGGAACGGATCCGCTGCCCCCTGCTGGGCGAAAACAACTTGTGTGTGCTCTACGATCACCGCCCCATCACCTGCAGGGTTTACGGCATCCCCACCTCCACGGCAGGGGTCTCCCATATCTGCGGCCGGACCAACTTTTCCCAGGGCAAGGCTTACCCCACCTTGAACATGGACAAGATCTACACCCAGCTCCAGCTGCTCTCGGCAGAACTTGTCAAAGAGATCAACTCTGAAAAAATCAGGATGCATGAAATGCTGATCCCTGTCTCCATGGCCATGGTAACCGATTTTAACGAAGACTACCTTGGAGTTAAAAAAGATGAACTCTAA
- the mnmE gene encoding tRNA uridine-5-carboxymethylaminomethyl(34) synthesis GTPase MnmE codes for MTDTIAAIATPYGSGGIGVIRISGPRSFEIAQTVFSCVRGRKDKGPKLKTHRVYHGYIQDKTDVIDEVLLIPMKGPRSYTAEDVVEIQAHSGAIVLRRILNLLVDLGARLAEPGEFTKRAFLNGRIDLTQAEAVADIINARSDSALKFAASQNLGTLKDEISKMKEILTDFLSRLEASIDFPDETGLFSFSDKDRKNLCLIIEKSKGLIQQHKDACFLKTGIRVAICGQPNVGKSSLMNQLLDKEKSIITPIPGTTRDPIEEGINIEGIPFVVIDTAGIHETDDLVEIIGIEKARDHIAAADIILYMSEPGLKFNENTFSKIIPPDKKVIYVINKMDLAEDADLGVSLPEKFAHIPIVKISALMNHGIDALRQCLMEYCIRNLDMENDAVIPNLRHKNALGLALNHMEALFLGMDSGQEEETLAIEAKNSIDFLGTITGETASIDILDAIFNNFCIGK; via the coding sequence ATGACAGATACAATTGCCGCAATAGCCACCCCTTACGGGAGCGGCGGTATTGGTGTCATACGGATTTCCGGCCCGAGATCCTTTGAGATTGCCCAAACGGTTTTCTCTTGTGTCCGGGGCCGGAAAGACAAGGGGCCCAAGCTGAAAACCCACAGGGTATACCACGGGTATATCCAGGATAAAACCGATGTGATTGACGAGGTTCTGCTCATCCCCATGAAAGGGCCAAGGTCCTACACTGCAGAGGATGTGGTTGAAATCCAGGCCCATTCCGGGGCCATTGTTCTCAGGCGTATCCTCAATCTTTTAGTGGATTTAGGCGCCAGACTGGCAGAGCCGGGTGAATTTACCAAGCGGGCCTTTTTAAACGGACGGATTGACCTGACCCAGGCAGAGGCTGTCGCCGATATTATCAATGCCCGGTCTGACTCTGCACTGAAATTTGCCGCCTCCCAGAATCTGGGCACCCTTAAAGACGAAATTTCAAAGATGAAGGAAATCCTCACAGATTTTCTCTCCCGGCTTGAGGCATCCATTGATTTCCCGGATGAGACCGGCCTGTTTTCCTTTTCAGACAAAGATCGAAAAAACCTTTGTCTGATCATTGAAAAATCAAAGGGGTTGATTCAACAGCATAAGGATGCCTGTTTTTTAAAAACCGGCATCCGGGTAGCCATATGCGGGCAGCCCAATGTGGGAAAATCCAGCCTGATGAACCAGCTCCTTGACAAGGAAAAATCCATCATCACCCCCATACCCGGCACCACAAGGGACCCCATTGAAGAGGGGATCAACATTGAAGGGATACCCTTTGTGGTCATTGATACGGCCGGGATCCATGAAACAGACGACCTGGTGGAAATTATCGGTATTGAAAAGGCAAGGGACCATATTGCTGCGGCAGACATTATTTTATACATGTCAGAGCCGGGGCTAAAATTTAATGAAAACACCTTTTCAAAAATTATCCCGCCGGACAAAAAGGTGATCTATGTCATCAATAAAATGGACCTGGCAGAAGATGCGGACCTGGGGGTTTCTTTGCCGGAGAAATTTGCCCATATCCCCATTGTAAAGATTTCCGCCCTCATGAACCATGGCATTGATGCCCTTCGTCAATGCCTTATGGAATATTGCATCCGGAATCTGGATATGGAAAATGATGCCGTCATCCCCAATCTGCGGCATAAAAACGCACTTGGCCTGGCCCTGAACCATATGGAGGCCCTTTTTCTGGGCATGGATTCTGGCCAGGAAGAAGAAACCCTGGCAATAGAGGCTAAGAACAGCATTGATTTTTTGGGAACAATTACCGGAGAAACCGCCTCTATAGATATACTGGATGCTATATTTAATAATTTTTGCATTGGAAAATAA